The DNA region AATAATGGAAAATCAGTTGGTGATATCGCAATAGAAAGAGGACTTTTAACAAAAGAAGAAGTTGATAAACTTCTAGATCCAAAAAGTATGTTAAATCCTCATATGTCACATACTGGCAAAGATAAATAAATAGTCGGCACAAGGAAAATTTCCTTGTGCTTTTTCAAAAGCAAAATTTAAAAAGGGGTTTTTATGGACTTCATGCTTATTTTAGAAATAATCGTTTTACTTGGAGCGATTTTTATAGGTGTCAAGTTAGGTGGCATCGGCATAGGCTATGCAGGTGGTCTTGGTGTTGTAATTTTGACAATGCTTGGTTTAAAAGCTGGAAACATTCCTTGGGATGTTATCTTAATTATTGCTTCTGTTATTTCAGCAATAGGTGCGATGCAAGTTGCAGGTGGACTTGATTATTTGGTTCAAATTGCCGAGAGGATTCTTCGCAAAAATCCAAAATATATCAACTTTTTAGCTCCAACAGTAACATATCTTTTGACTATCTTTGCAGGTACAGGTCACACAGCGTTTTCAATGATTCCTGTTATTTCAGAGGTTGCAAAGGGACAAAACATCAAGCCTTCAGTTCCATTATCAATCGCTGTTGTTTCATCTCAAATAGCAATTACAGCAAGCCCTGTATCAGCTGCAGTTATCTTTATGGCTGGCAATATGGCACTTGGCGGACTTGGAATTTCTTATCCAATACTTCTAGCTATCTGGATTCCAACAACATTTGCAGGTTGTATGGTAACAGCTTTAATTATGAATTTACTTTGGAAACAAGACCTAGATAAAGATCCAGTTTATCAAGAGAGACTTAAAGAAGGTTTAGTTGCAGCTCCACAAAAAGAGGGTAACTATAAAGAGCTTCCAAAAGGTGCTAAAACTTCAGTTTTGATATTTTTCATTGGAATTATAGCCGTAGTATTTTATGCAACAGCTATAAGCAAAAATGTAGCAATAATAAAACCAAGCTATGTAACAGGATATGAAAAGGTATATCAAAGCAAAGATACAGCTAAATTTGATGAAATAGTAGCGGCAAATCCTAACATAAAAATATCGACAGATAAAAATACAGGCATAAAATATGTAGAAGATAAAAGCAAACCGGTAAAATCTCTTACCCTAGCAAGAGATGGCGCTATTATGAGCTTTATGCTAATTATCGGTGCATTGATAGTTATGATTTGTAAAATTGATGTTAATAAAATTCCTGTTCAAAGTACATTTAGAAGTGGTATGACAGCGTGCATATGCGTTTTGGGTGTCGCTTGGCTTGGAGATACATTTGTATCAAATCACACTGAAGAGATTAAGGGCTTGGCAGGAAACCTGGTAAAAGAATATCCTGTTTTATTGTCAGTTGCACTCTTTCTTGCAAGTATGCTTCTTTACTCACAAGCTGCAACTGCAAAAGCATTGATTCCTACTGTTATAGCTGCTCTTGGACTAAGTGCAACAAACAATGGAGATGTTTATATCCTAGTTGCTTCATTTGCTGCTGTTTCAGCACTATTTGTTCTGCCAACCTACCCTACACTTCTAGGTGCAGTTCAAATGGACGATACAGGAACAACAAGAATTGGAAAATATGTATTTAACCATGCATTCTTCTTACCTGGTGTTTTGGCTATAGCTTTCTCAGTAGGCTTTGGCTTTATTTTAGCACCAATTCTACTTTAAAACTATTAGTTGGGGTAATCCCAACTAATTTTTATATAACTTATTTAACTTGACTTACGATAATTCTTATTAATACACTAACATTGATTTTTGACACTTGATATGTTTTACTAGTTTTAAATCTAACGGGTATCTTTTTACTGATTTTTTTACAATAAATAACAATGTTGGTTATAAAAAAACTAGCATTTAATTACTTAGTTCATATTTTTCAATGTTTAATTACATTATATAATTTTTTACAATTTAACAGTGTTTAACTCTACACTATAGTATTCCAATATTTTAAAACATAAATTTTTTAGTTATAAAAAAACTATGTTTTGATATTAAATTATATATTTTTTACACTATTAATCATAAAAAGCTTTAAAATATTTGAAATCTTTTTAAAATTTGGATAATGAAATTTCTAAATGATACATACTTGTTTTTATCGGCAAAATACAACTCAAAACTCTTTTTTAGAGTTTTGAGTTGTATTAAATTCAATATATATTATTAATAATAGTCTTTATTTTTAAGAATTTGCAAATTTAATTACCTCTTTTGCAAGCTCTTCAGTAGCATCTACAAATTTAAATTCTTTTGGCACAAATGGCAAAAATAATGGTATTTCAGTGCAAGCTGCTATAAATATATCCGCATCAATCTTCGACATAGTTTCATTGAAGAAATCTTTACATTCAACTATTTTTCCAGCTTTTACGCCCTCATAAATGCATTTCATAATGTCATTTTCTATCTCTTTGCTAAACTCAACACTTTTAAAACCATATTTTTCTAAATTTTTATCATAAATTTTACTTTTTCTTGTAGTTATTGTTCCTACAACAGCCACTTTTTTAGCATTTTTGTAATTTGTACTTATATTTTCAACAGTTATATTTGGCATATCTAAAAATTTCATTTTTGTTTCAGTTATAAGTTTTGGTGCAAAATAATGAGCCGTATTACACGCCATGCAAAATGCATCACAACCTGAGTTTTCAAGTCTTTTAACACTATCGAGCAAATAAGGAAATGGATCTTTTCCATCTCCATAAATATAACTTGTTCTATCAGGAATTTTTGCATTATTATCAATTGTCAATAAAATATGATCTTGGTCGCATTTTGCAGGAGTTAATTTAACTATTTTCATATAAAGATCTGCACTTGCCATAGATCCCATTCCACCAATTATCCCAACTCTTTTCATAAATTTTTTCCTTTTAATTTTTGTGAGCTAAAATTATACTATCAAAATACTTAAAAACATAAAAAACTAACTAAATTTATAAATTTAACTTTAAAAATAAAATCTAATTTAATCAAATTAAAATCTATTTTTTAAACTCTTTTAAAAGATCAGCTACTAAAAAAGCAAGTTCTAAGGATTGATTTGCATTTAGTCTTGGATCGCACTGAGTTTCATATCTTTTAGCTAAGGTTTCTTCTTTTACATTAAAAAATCCACCAGTACATTCAGTTACATCATCACCACTCATTTCAAGATGAATTCCACCAGGATATGTTCCTTCACTTTTATGAATTTCAAAAAAGCTTTTTACCTCTTTAAGTATTTTATCAAAAGCCCTTGTTTTGTAATTATTTGTTGTTTTAAAAGTATTTCCATGCATTGGATCACTGCTCCAAAGTACTATTTTACCCTCACTTTTTACAGCTTTTAAAAGTTTTGGTAAATTACTTTCTATTTTATCAGCACCCATTCTAACAATTAAATTTAATCTTCCTGCTTCATTTTCTGGATTAAGTTTTTCACAAAGTCCTAAAACCTCATCTGGTGTTGCAGTAGGTCCAACTTTTACACCAACTGGATTTTTAACTCCGCTTAAAAAATTTACATGGGCTTCATTAAGTCCTCTAGTTCTCTCACCTATCCAAAGCATGTGAGCTGAGCAATCATACCAATCACCACTTGTGCTATCTATTCTAGTTAATGCCTCTTCATAAGGCAAAAGCAAGGCTTCATGGGAAGTATAAAATCTGGTCTCATTTATGGCTTGAGCTTCTGGGTCTATACCACAAGCTTCCATAAAATCTAGTGCTCTTGTGATTTCACTTACCAAATTTGAAAATTTAGTCTCGATTTCAGCTGCTTTTGCAAAACCCAAATTCCATTTATGAATTTCATGTAAATTTGCTAGTCCGCCTCTAGCA from Campylobacter ureolyticus includes:
- the cuyB gene encoding cysteate racemase; translation: MKRVGIIGGMGSMASADLYMKIVKLTPAKCDQDHILLTIDNNAKIPDRTSYIYGDGKDPFPYLLDSVKRLENSGCDAFCMACNTAHYFAPKLITETKMKFLDMPNITVENISTNYKNAKKVAVVGTITTRKSKIYDKNLEKYGFKSVEFSKEIENDIMKCIYEGVKAGKIVECKDFFNETMSKIDADIFIAACTEIPLFLPFVPKEFKFVDATEELAKEVIKFANS
- a CDS encoding anaerobic C4-dicarboxylate transporter, with amino-acid sequence MDFMLILEIIVLLGAIFIGVKLGGIGIGYAGGLGVVILTMLGLKAGNIPWDVILIIASVISAIGAMQVAGGLDYLVQIAERILRKNPKYINFLAPTVTYLLTIFAGTGHTAFSMIPVISEVAKGQNIKPSVPLSIAVVSSQIAITASPVSAAVIFMAGNMALGGLGISYPILLAIWIPTTFAGCMVTALIMNLLWKQDLDKDPVYQERLKEGLVAAPQKEGNYKELPKGAKTSVLIFFIGIIAVVFYATAISKNVAIIKPSYVTGYEKVYQSKDTAKFDEIVAANPNIKISTDKNTGIKYVEDKSKPVKSLTLARDGAIMSFMLIIGALIVMICKIDVNKIPVQSTFRSGMTACICVLGVAWLGDTFVSNHTEEIKGLAGNLVKEYPVLLSVALFLASMLLYSQAATAKALIPTVIAALGLSATNNGDVYILVASFAAVSALFVLPTYPTLLGAVQMDDTGTTRIGKYVFNHAFFLPGVLAIAFSVGFGFILAPILL
- a CDS encoding class II 3-deoxy-7-phosphoheptulonate synthase, producing MKWNKDSWRSLPIKQQPIYSNLDELKNTEIRLATLPPLVFAGEVRSLKKELASASLGKSFLLQGGDCAESFANYRADNIKNMFKVILQMSAVLTFAGSFPIVKVGRIAGQFAKPRSSDFEEINGVKLPSYRGDIVNDLEFTKEAREPKPEKLIQAYYQSATTLNLLRAFARGGLANLHEIHKWNLGFAKAAEIETKFSNLVSEITRALDFMEACGIDPEAQAINETRFYTSHEALLLPYEEALTRIDSTSGDWYDCSAHMLWIGERTRGLNEAHVNFLSGVKNPVGVKVGPTATPDEVLGLCEKLNPENEAGRLNLIVRMGADKIESNLPKLLKAVKSEGKIVLWSSDPMHGNTFKTTNNYKTRAFDKILKEVKSFFEIHKSEGTYPGGIHLEMSGDDVTECTGGFFNVKEETLAKRYETQCDPRLNANQSLELAFLVADLLKEFKK